Proteins from a single region of Trichoderma asperellum chromosome 3, complete sequence:
- a CDS encoding uncharacterized protein (EggNog:ENOG41~antiSMASH:Cluster_3.6): MAHHSKPSLMSRLFPQEGRLTGQLSPTEDLSSSTLFSAEKIPFGSSSSSSFQDEARRRNELFQACSASFNNAAAGDRVQQDKTVEGDILAPLRRAFVEEGMELHNSVRSKLLKAQQDMSSQISDFEAFSSCIASDVDDIYANLSYPLSATLCSAPNFPSATIEIHLANAKDQLKEAEKMIRNLQDEWEENVRLEENFRRELASIEKTPRQSDADHSRMASLKEEVEQLVLDNTQALNEIEETYKEDIQAETMKMMQAMLVD; the protein is encoded by the exons ATGGCGCATCACAGCAAACCATCTCTGATGAGCCGACTTTTCCCTCAAGAAGGCCGTCTAACCGGCCAGCTTTCCCCTACCGAAGACTTATCTTCCTCAACGCTGTTTTCGGCGGAAAAGATTCCATTCgggtcatcgtcatcctcatcatttCAGGATGAAGCCCGTCGCCGTAATGAATTATTTCAAGCATGTTCTGCTTCCTTCAATAACGCTGCAGCGGGAGATAGAGTACAGCAAGACAAGACCGTCGAGGGAGACATTCTAGCACCTCTAAGAA GAGCCTTTGTCGAAGAGGGCATGGAACTCCACAACTCTGTTAGGAGCAAACTGCTCAAAGCTCAGCAGGATATGAGCTCCCAAATTTCCGACTTTGAGGCATTCTCATCCTGTATCGCGTCTGATGTAGACGACATATACGCCAATTTGTCGTACCCACTCTCTGCAACTTTGTGCAGCGCTCCAAACTTCCCCTCAGCCACCATTGAGATCCATCTTGCCAACGCCAAGGATCAATTGAAAGAGGCCGAGAAGATGATACGCAATCTACAAGACGAATGGGAAGAGAACGTCCGCTTGGAAGAGAATTTTCGCCGAGAGCTTGCAAGCATAGAAAAGACGCCTAGGCAGAGCGATGCGGATCATTCCAGGATGGCCAGCTTGAAGGAAGAAGTAGAGCAGCTTGTGTTAGATAATACACAGGCTCTTAACGAAATAGAAGAA ACATATAAAGAAGATATTCAAGCagagacgatgaagatgatgcagGCCATGTTGGTGGACtaa
- a CDS encoding uncharacterized protein (MEROPS:MER0094876~antiSMASH:Cluster_3.6~SMCOG1274:gamma-glutamyltranspeptidase), which yields MPLSSSSLFEDPTYDMFKFPSRRSVVHSTEGIVACSQPLAAKCGLEVLRAGGNAADAAVAVAAGLNMTEPCSTGIGGDMFILYWDAAKKQVFSMNGSGRSGANCTLEKIRNDLNVEDGDVGKIPMTSVHAVTVPGAAAGWVDTVERFGSGKLDMKQILSPAIQLGEKGFPVSEVTGYYWSSAEPLIRDASPNYAEMLKVDPSQADGVRAPRPGEIMKNPTLARTFRTLAEEGKRGFYTGRIAHELVKVVQDLGGHLTLQDLEHHLKLGSEPVEPISLKFRGQGLAKEAPDEGIELWEHPPNGQGIIALMALGIIQELEKQGEIPTFKPEDFNTTPYLHAIIEALRLSFADGSWYIADPNVTPVPIEGLLSEKYLFQRASLFNPKRALDLVEHGEPSFPSPALQSSDTVYFTVSDSQGNAASFINSNYGGFGTCIIPKGCGFTLQNRGANFSLDASHPNRLEPRKRPYHTIIPAMATNLKDGSLHSSFGVMGGFMQPQGHVQVLLGQIVGKLNPQQALDAPRICVGAGFPEPGKPLDWTVSVEETMAPEVIEGLRQLGHKVVVIGGGPKRGLFGRGQIIRYTLDPVEKTPIWSAGSDMRADGAAYPL from the exons ATGCCTCTCAGCagctcctctctctttgagGACCCAACCTATGACATGTTCAAATTCCCTTCGCGGCGAAGCGTCGTCCACAGCACTGAGGGAATTGTCGCCTGTTCACAGCCTCTGGCCGCAAAATGCGGTCTTGAAGTGCTGCGTGCGGGAGGCAATGCCGCG GATGCTGCCGTAGCAGTTG CCGCCGGCCTCAACATGACCGAGCCCTGCTCAACAGGCATCGGAGGCGACATGTTCATTCTCTACTGGGACGCCGCCAAGAAGCAGGTCTTTTCCATGAATGGCTCCGGCCGCTCAGGCGCCAACTGCACGCTCGAGAAGATCCGAAACGACCTCAATGTCGAAGACGGCGACGTGGGCAAGATCCCCATGACGAGCGTCCACGCCGTGACTGTTCCCGGTGCTGCAGCCGGATGGGTGGACACGGTTGAGCGGTTTGGCAGCGGGAAGCTCGATATGAAGCAGATCTTGAGCCCGGCGATCCAGCTGGGTGAGAAGGGATTCCCCGTATCAGAAGTTACCGGTTACTAC tggtcAAGTGCAGAGCCTCTAATCCGAGATGCCTCCCCCAACTACGCAGAGATGCTCAAAGTCGACCCCAGCCAAGCAGACGGCGTCAGAGCCCCCCGTCCAGGAGAAATCATGAAGAATCCCACGCTGGCCAGGACATTCCGCACGCTGGCCGAGGAAGGCAAAAGGGGCTTCTACACAGGAAGAATAGCCCACGAACTCGTCAAGGTCGTGCAGGATCTCGGCGGCCATCTCACGCTACAAGACTTGGAGCATCACCTCAAGCTGGGCAGCGAGCCCGTCGAGCCCATTTCTCTCAAGTTCCGCGGCCAGGGCCTCGCCAAGGAGGCTCCCGACGAGGGCATCGAGCTCTGGGAGCATCCCCCCAACGGCCAGGGAATCATCGCCCTGATGGCCCTCGGCATCATCCAAGAGCTCGAGAAGCAGGGCGAAATCCCCACGTTCAAGCCCGAGGACTTCAACACGACGCCCTATCTCCACGCCATCATCGAGGCGCTCCGTCTGTCCTTTGCCGACGGCAGCTGGTACATCGCCGACCCCAACGTCACCCCCGTCCCAATCGAAGGCCTCCTCTCCGAGAAGTATCTCTTCCAGCGAGCCTCGCTCTTCAACCCCAAGCGCGCGCTGGATCTCGTTGAGCACGGAGAGCCCAGCTTCCCTTCACCGGCGCTCCAGAGCAGCGACACCGTCTACTTCACCGTGTCCGACTCCCAGGGCAATGCCGCCTCCTTCATCAACTCCAACTACGGCGGCTTCGGCACGTGCATCATCCCCAAAGGATGCGGCTTCACCCTCCAGAACCGCGGCGCCAACTTCTCTCTCGACGCCAGCCATCCCAACAGGCTGGAGCCCCGAAAGCGGCCCTACCACACCATCATCCCGGCCATGGCGACCAACCTGAAGGATGGCTCTCTGCACTCCTCCTTTGGCGTCATGGGCGGCTTCATGCAGCCTCAGGGACACGTGCAGGTCCTGCTGGGCCAGATTGTTGGCAAGCTGAACCCCCAGCAAGCGTTAGATGCGCCTCGGATATGCGTTGGCGCGGGCTTCCCCGAGCCAGGCAAGCCGTTGGACTGGACGGTGAGTGTAGAGGAGACGATGGCGCCGGAGGTTATCGAGGGGCTGAGACAGTTGGGCCACAAGGTAGTTGTCATCGGCGGAGGGCCAAAGAGAGGCCTGTTTGGACGAGGGCAGATCATCAGGTACACGCTTGATCCGGTCGAGAAGACGCCGATTTGGTCGGCGGGCAGTGACATGAGAGCAGACGGAGCAGCATACCCATTGTAG
- a CDS encoding putative secondary metabolism biosynthetic enzyme (antiSMASH:Cluster_3.6~SMCOG1089:methyltransferase), with translation MAETWLQSAARNSVFQVLKRLQHGCLTVATKYASGKNQSVTFGNDSSESDLGIVIIVKNPQVFVRLCQGFDLGVAESYMAQDLECDNLVGLFSLYIRNKDSLSASAGSLLYTFLPRAAQYFLPANDTINALKNASFHYDTSNKHFAGFLSPDMNYSSAIWSGEPGESLQSAQRRKIQNILDKADISSTDHVLDIGCGWGNLAITAVHQTGCQVTGLTLSAEQKTLAEERIKAAGLQDKITILLCDYRKAPVPEGGYDRIISIEMLEHVGEKFLNTYFEKISTYLKTHGGRVVVQGITKINSLNASGQALGDFLYHYIFPGGYLPTINQLLTSIHSGSNGTLEVETVQNIGPHYAHTLQSWKDNFDANWDSIREDFVSKNPEATDLAIEAHRRRWIYYFQYCLAIFKMRILGDYIISATRTPLPEMP, from the exons ATGGCAGAAACTTGGCTTCAATCAGCTGCTCGCAATTCAGTCTTTCAGGTTTTAAAACGCCTTCAACATGGCTGCTTAACTGTCGCAACTAAATACGCTAGTGGAAAGAACCAGAGCGTTACCTTTGGCAATGACAGCTCCGAATCAGATCTTGGGATTGTAATAATTGTCAAAAATCCTCAAGTCTTTGTTCGACTCTGTCAAGGATTTGACCTG GGAGTCGCAGAGTCATACATGGCCCAAGACTTGGAATGTGACAATCTTGTTGGACTATTCTCT cttTACATAAGAAACAAAGACTCTTTAAGCGCCTCCGCTGGTAGCCTTCTATACACATTCCTACCTCGCGCAGCTCAATACTTCTTACCAGCCAATGACACCATCAATGCACTTAAGAATGCATCGTTCCATTACGATACCTCTAACAAACACTTTGCTGGCTTCTTGTCCCCTGACATGAACTACAGTTCTGCTATTTGGTCAGGCGAACCTGGAGAATCACTTCAGTCTGCTCAGCGCCGCAAAATCCAGAATATTCTCGACAAAGCCGACATATCGTCCACTGATCATGTCTTGGACATAGGATGCGGCTGGGGGAATTTGGCCATTACCGCTGTTCATCAGACTGGATGCCAAGTAACTGGCCTCACTCTGTCGGCAGAGCAAAAAACCCTGGCTGAAGAACGAATCAAGGCTGCAGGTCTGCAAGACAAGATTACGATCTTGCTTTGTGATTATCGCAAAGCTCCAGTCCCAGAGGGAGGATATGATCGAATTATTTCCATCGAGATGTTGGAGCATGTTGGCGAAAAGTTTTTGAATACGTACTTTGAAAAGATATCAACGTATTTGAAAACACATGGAGGCCGGGTGGTTGTTCAGGGCATCACAAAAATTAATTCT CTGAACGCCAGCGGCCAAGCTCTCGGCGATTTTCTTTACCACTACATCTTTCCGGGAGGATATCTGCCAACCATAAACCAGCTCTTGACATCAATTCATAGCGGCTCTAACGGCACATTGGAAGTAGAAACGGTTCAAAACATTGGGCCCCACTACGCCCATACTCTGCAAAGCTGGAAAGACAATTTCGACGCAAACTGGGACAGCATTCGAGAGGACTTTGTCAGCAAGAATCCCGAAGCTACAGATTTGGCAATTGAAGCGCATCGGCGACGGTGGATA TACTATTTCCAATATTGTCTGGCTATATTCAAGATGCGCATTCTTGGGGACTATATCATTTCTGCTACTCGGACTCCCTTGCCCGAAATGCCATAG
- a CDS encoding uncharacterized protein (antiSMASH:Cluster_3.6): protein MPHLNELSSSTPAQDVSAARSDGKMHLLLAASGSVATIKIPNIIRGLSQHPNLSIRLVLTSSAAHFLQGQADEQPSLAEIRKYPNVDAIYTDESEWVQPWTRGAPILHIELRRWADLLVIAPLSANTLAKMVHGITDSLLSSTILAWDTDGSVDGKKKKILVATAMNTAMYRNPVTQRNLKTLNDVMGGPDGWVEELQTISKGLACGDVGQGAMATWETIVAAIQDKLGLTANASGDGDEKDKGE from the exons ATGCCACATCTCAACGAGCTCTCCTCGAGCACTCCGGCGCAGGATGTCTCAGCCGCCCGCAGCGACGGCAAGATGCATCTTCTGCTGGCCGCATCGGGATCCGTAGCAACCATAAAGATTCCCAACATCATCAGGGGCCTGTCGCAGCATCCCAACCTGTCGATCCGCCTCGTGCTCACCAGCTCAGCCGCCCACTTTCTGCAGGGCCAGGCAGACGAGCAGCCCAGCCTGGCGGAGATTCGCAAGTATCCAAATGTCGACGCCATCTACACGGACGAGTCCGAGTGGGTGCAGCCGTGGACTCGCGGAGCCCCAATCCTGCACATCGAGCTCAGGAGAT GGGCCGATCTATTAG TTATCGCACCGCTCAGTGCAAACACTCTTGCCAAGATGGTGCACGGCATCACCGATTCTCTGCTCTCATCAACCATCCTGGCATGGGACACCGACGGCTCTGTAgacggcaagaagaagaagattctcGTGGCCACAGCCATGAACACCGCCATGTACCGGAACCCCGTCACGCAGCGCAACTTGAAGACTCTCAACGATGTCATGGGCGGTCCAGATGGATGGGTTGAAGAGCTCCAGACCATCTCAAAGGGGCTTGCCTGCGGTGACGTCGGCCAGGGCGCAATGGCAACGTGGGAGACTATCGTGGCGGCGATCCAGGACAAGCTTGGATTGACGGCCAACGCGAGcggagatggcgatgagaaAGATAAAGGAGAATGA
- a CDS encoding uncharacterized protein (MEROPS:MER0094876~antiSMASH:Cluster_3.6~SMCOG1274:gamma-glutamyltranspeptidase), which yields MTEPCSTGIGGDMFILYWDAAKKQVFSMNGSGRSGANCTLEKIRNDLNVEDGDVGKIPMTSVHAVTVPGAAAGWVDTVERFGSGKLDMKQILSPAIQLGEKGFPVSEVTGYYWSSAEPLIRDASPNYAEMLKVDPSQADGVRAPRPGEIMKNPTLARTFRTLAEEGKRGFYTGRIAHELVKVVQDLGGHLTLQDLEHHLKLGSEPVEPISLKFRGQGLAKEAPDEGIELWEHPPNGQGIIALMALGIIQELEKQGEIPTFKPEDFNTTPYLHAIIEALRLSFADGSWYIADPNVTPVPIEGLLSEKYLFQRASLFNPKRALDLVEHGEPSFPSPALQSSDTVYFTVSDSQGNAASFINSNYGGFGTCIIPKGCGFTLQNRGANFSLDASHPNRLEPRKRPYHTIIPAMATNLKDGSLHSSFGVMGGFMQPQGHVQVLLGQIVGKLNPQQALDAPRICVGAGFPEPGKPLDWTVSVEETMAPEVIEGLRQLGHKVVVIGGGPKRGLFGRGQIIRYTLDPVEKTPIWSAGSDMRADGAAYPL from the exons ATGACCGAGCCCTGCTCAACAGGCATCGGAGGCGACATGTTCATTCTCTACTGGGACGCCGCCAAGAAGCAGGTCTTTTCCATGAATGGCTCCGGCCGCTCAGGCGCCAACTGCACGCTCGAGAAGATCCGAAACGACCTCAATGTCGAAGACGGCGACGTGGGCAAGATCCCCATGACGAGCGTCCACGCCGTGACTGTTCCCGGTGCTGCAGCCGGATGGGTGGACACGGTTGAGCGGTTTGGCAGCGGGAAGCTCGATATGAAGCAGATCTTGAGCCCGGCGATCCAGCTGGGTGAGAAGGGATTCCCCGTATCAGAAGTTACCGGTTACTAC tggtcAAGTGCAGAGCCTCTAATCCGAGATGCCTCCCCCAACTACGCAGAGATGCTCAAAGTCGACCCCAGCCAAGCAGACGGCGTCAGAGCCCCCCGTCCAGGAGAAATCATGAAGAATCCCACGCTGGCCAGGACATTCCGCACGCTGGCCGAGGAAGGCAAAAGGGGCTTCTACACAGGAAGAATAGCCCACGAACTCGTCAAGGTCGTGCAGGATCTCGGCGGCCATCTCACGCTACAAGACTTGGAGCATCACCTCAAGCTGGGCAGCGAGCCCGTCGAGCCCATTTCTCTCAAGTTCCGCGGCCAGGGCCTCGCCAAGGAGGCTCCCGACGAGGGCATCGAGCTCTGGGAGCATCCCCCCAACGGCCAGGGAATCATCGCCCTGATGGCCCTCGGCATCATCCAAGAGCTCGAGAAGCAGGGCGAAATCCCCACGTTCAAGCCCGAGGACTTCAACACGACGCCCTATCTCCACGCCATCATCGAGGCGCTCCGTCTGTCCTTTGCCGACGGCAGCTGGTACATCGCCGACCCCAACGTCACCCCCGTCCCAATCGAAGGCCTCCTCTCCGAGAAGTATCTCTTCCAGCGAGCCTCGCTCTTCAACCCCAAGCGCGCGCTGGATCTCGTTGAGCACGGAGAGCCCAGCTTCCCTTCACCGGCGCTCCAGAGCAGCGACACCGTCTACTTCACCGTGTCCGACTCCCAGGGCAATGCCGCCTCCTTCATCAACTCCAACTACGGCGGCTTCGGCACGTGCATCATCCCCAAAGGATGCGGCTTCACCCTCCAGAACCGCGGCGCCAACTTCTCTCTCGACGCCAGCCATCCCAACAGGCTGGAGCCCCGAAAGCGGCCCTACCACACCATCATCCCGGCCATGGCGACCAACCTGAAGGATGGCTCTCTGCACTCCTCCTTTGGCGTCATGGGCGGCTTCATGCAGCCTCAGGGACACGTGCAGGTCCTGCTGGGCCAGATTGTTGGCAAGCTGAACCCCCAGCAAGCGTTAGATGCGCCTCGGATATGCGTTGGCGCGGGCTTCCCCGAGCCAGGCAAGCCGTTGGACTGGACGGTGAGTGTAGAGGAGACGATGGCGCCGGAGGTTATCGAGGGGCTGAGACAGTTGGGCCACAAGGTAGTTGTCATCGGCGGAGGGCCAAAGAGAGGCCTGTTTGGACGAGGGCAGATCATCAGGTACACGCTTGATCCGGTCGAGAAGACGCCGATTTGGTCGGCGGGCAGTGACATGAGAGCAGACGGAGCAGCATACCCATTGTAG
- the GRX5 gene encoding monothiol glutaredoxin grx5 (antiSMASH:Cluster_3.6), with translation MFSRSVASSLLRQAARPAARPAVRAPLAAFRMPVAPLTPFQMRLLSDATRGAIDKAVASAPVVLFMKGTPETPQCGFSRAVIQILGIQGVSPDKFAAFNVLEDPELREGIKEYSDWPTIPQLYLNKEFVGGCDILVSMHQNGDLAKLFEENKVLVEAEEGEKKEQQ, from the exons ATGTTTTCACGATCAGTCGCCTCT AGCCTCCTGCGGCAAGCTGCCCGGCCAGCAGCCCGGCCCGCAGTTCGAGCTCCTCTGGCGGCTTTCCGCATGCCCGTCGCCCCTCTCACGCCCTTCCAGATGCGACTGCTGTCCGATGCCACCCGCGGCGCCATCGACAAGGCCGTTGCGTCTGCGCCCGTCGTTCTCTTCATGAAGGGAACGCCCGAGACGCCCCAGTGCGGCTTCTCCCGCGCCGTCATCCAGATCCTCGGCATCCAGGGCGTCAGCCCCGACAAGTTTGCGGCCTTCAACGTTCTGGAGGACCCGGAGCTCCGAGAGGGAATCAAGGAGTACTCAGACTGGCCCACCATCCCGCAACTCTACCTGAACAAGGAGTTTGTTGGCGGATGCGACATCCTGGTCTCCATGCACCAAAATGGAGACCTGGCGAAGCTGTTTGAGGAGAACAAGGTCTTGGTCGAGGCGGAAGAgggtgagaagaaggagcaaCAGTAA
- a CDS encoding uncharacterized protein (antiSMASH:Cluster_3.6~SMCOG1103:FAD dependent oxidoreductase) gives MHNNSSNSQRVGTSAAAAGDAIVIVGAGIIGLDVALVLAERGLGPYITVIAEHLPGDTAATYTSPWAGCNFSGISGTDKNALKWDRLGYTHLTKLASEQGDEAYIRRTHSIEYWDEHVPHDKIKAIAEYLEDFRELPSQELPPGVKFGISFTTLTLNAPKHIEYLFRRLKEQYGVHFVRQRFPSIQAAYASPTTKVVVNCTGIAAKTLPGVEDEKCYPTRGQVVLVKAPRVKRNIMRHGKDYETYVIPRPGTDGHVILGGYMQKGSSDGSTYSYETESIVNRCLKLCPELQQFDIIASFAGLRPSREGGARIEREEIVIDGKKKVLVHNYGAGGTGYQAGYGMALEAVGHVDDVLRDLERASRRARL, from the exons ATgcacaacaacagcagcaacagccagcGCGTCGGCacgtcagcagcagcagcgggcgACGCAATTGTCATCGTCGG CGCGGGCATCATCGGCCTGGACGTTGCTCTCGTGTTGGCTGAGCGGGGACTAGGCCCCTACATCACCGTCATTGCAGAGCATCTGCCGGGAGACACAGCTGCTACCTATACGTCGCCTTG GGCTGGATGCAACTTTTCTGGAATCTCAGGCACCGATAAGAATGCACTGAAGTGGGATCGACTCGGCTACACTCATCTCACAAAGCTGGCTTCTGAGCAGGGCGATGAAGCCTATATCCGCCGGACTCACTCAATAGAGTATTGGGATGAGCACGTGCCCCACgacaagatcaaggccatAGCCGAGTATCTGGAGGAT TTCCGAGAGCTGCCTTCCCAGGAACTTCCGCCTGGCGTCAAGTTTGGCATATCCTTCACCACCCTGACACTCAATGCTCCCAAGCACATTGAGTATCTCTTCCGCCGACTCAAAGAGCAGTACGGCGTGCACTTTGTGAGACAGAGGTTCCCCAGCATCCAGGCTGCGTATGCCAGTCCCACCACCAAGGTCGTCGTCAACTGCACTGGCATTGCGGCAAAGACACTGCCCGGCGTCGAGGATGAGAAATGCTACCCGACTCGTGGCCAGGTTGTCCTTGTAAAGGCACCGCGTGTCAAACGAAACATTATGCGCCATGGCAAGGACTATGAGACGTATGTGATTCCGCGACCTGGTACGGATGGCCATGTTATCCTGGGAGGATACATGCAAAAGGGCTCGAG CGATGGATCGACATATTCGTATGAGACGGAATCAATCGTCAACCGCTGCCTGAAACTGTGTCCTGAGCTGCAGCAGTTTGATATCATCGCCTCGTTCGCGGGCCTGCGACCATCCCGCGAAGGCGGTGCACGCATtgagcgagaagagattgTCATTGACGGCAAGAAAAAGGTCCTTGTACACAACTATGGCGCTGGTGGCACTGGATATCAGGCAGGATATGGCATGGCTTTGGAGGCGGTTGGCCATGTAGACGATGTTTTGAGAGATTTAGAGCGGGCTAGTCGACGAGCGCGACTGTGA